The proteins below are encoded in one region of Maribacter aestuarii:
- a CDS encoding DoxX family protein → MKNSLLNNIGLAFFRIAVSVMMMTHGLPKFQKLIAGNFEFGDPIGIGAAPSLFLAVLGEFICPLLIILGYKTRLFAIPTAITMAVAAFIAHASDPFADKEKALFYLVAFITIALLGPGKFSLDKK, encoded by the coding sequence ATGAAAAATTCCCTCTTAAATAATATTGGTCTGGCATTTTTTAGAATTGCCGTTTCCGTAATGATGATGACACACGGTTTACCCAAATTTCAAAAGCTGATTGCCGGTAATTTTGAATTTGGTGACCCTATAGGAATAGGTGCCGCACCTTCATTGTTTTTGGCCGTTTTGGGTGAGTTTATTTGCCCCTTACTCATTATTTTGGGTTATAAGACTAGACTATTCGCTATTCCAACTGCTATTACCATGGCTGTTGCTGCTTTTATAGCTCATGCCTCGGACCCCTTTGCGGATAAGGAAAAGGCTTTGTTCTATCTAGTGGCTTTTATTACTATCGCCTTACTAGGTCCAGGAAAATTCAGTTTGGATAAAAAGTAA
- a CDS encoding OmpA/MotB family protein, which translates to MKKIILGCLGVTLLLSSCVSQKKYADLEAKQKETQDLLNSATVKLNDCLEEKATASSRLQTLEDQNAFLKANNQELINNMGNLTTLTTKGAENLEKSLESLQEKDLTIRKLNDAITRRDSVNLSLVQSLKGVLGNLDDEDIEISVEKGVVFVSISDKLLFSSGSYNVTSRAKEVLGKVAKVVNNKPDFEFMVEGHTDDVPYRGNGVLLDNWDLSVKRATAVVRILQNDFNVDPKRMTAAGRSEYVPVSSTEKSKNRRTRIVVLPKIDQFYSMIEEGMKDPAIGGK; encoded by the coding sequence ATGAAGAAAATCATTTTAGGATGTCTTGGAGTAACCCTTTTATTGTCTTCTTGTGTATCACAGAAGAAATACGCGGATCTTGAGGCAAAACAAAAAGAGACACAAGATTTATTAAACTCTGCAACGGTTAAATTAAACGACTGTCTGGAAGAAAAAGCAACAGCTTCTTCTAGACTTCAAACTTTGGAAGACCAAAATGCTTTCTTAAAAGCGAACAATCAGGAACTTATCAACAACATGGGCAACTTAACCACCTTAACTACTAAGGGAGCTGAGAACCTAGAGAAATCATTGGAGAGTCTTCAAGAAAAAGACCTTACTATTCGTAAACTAAATGATGCAATCACAAGAAGAGATTCTGTGAACCTTTCTTTAGTACAGAGCTTAAAAGGTGTTTTAGGCAACTTGGATGATGAGGATATTGAAATCAGCGTTGAAAAAGGTGTTGTATTCGTATCTATTTCCGATAAGTTATTGTTCAGCAGCGGAAGTTACAATGTTACTAGTAGAGCGAAAGAGGTTCTAGGCAAGGTTGCCAAAGTGGTTAACAACAAACCAGATTTCGAATTTATGGTAGAAGGCCATACGGATGATGTTCCTTACAGAGGTAACGGTGTATTGTTGGATAACTGGGATTTGAGTGTAAAACGTGCAACTGCGGTTGTTAGAATTTTACAGAACGATTTCAATGTTGATCCCAAGCGTATGACTGCTGCTGGTAGATCAGAATATGTACCTGTATCTTCAACAGAAAAATCAAAGAACAGAAGAACACGTATTGTTGTGCTTCCTAAAATTGATCAGTTCTACAGTATGATAGAAGAAGGAATGAAAGATCCAGCCATAGGCGGAAAGTAA
- the holA gene encoding DNA polymerase III subunit delta encodes MDEALQIVNDIRQGVIKPIYFLFGEEAYYIDKISDYIGSKILTEEEKGFNQVVLYGKESSIDDIVGNAKRYPMMAEHQVVIVKEAQHLSRNIEQLSSYADNPQLTTVLVICYKYKKLDKRKALYKSIKKCGVVYESKKLYENQVSDWIRKTLLSSGYSISHKAALMLVEYLGTDLSRINNELEKLRLVLPPKSEITPLQIEEHIGISKDYNNFELKKAIGERNVLKATKIVTYFAQNPKDNPFVLTVTLLHSFFSQLLQYHGLNDHSPKSVASALRINPYFVGEFQTAAKNYPMKKVSRIISYLREMDLKGKGVGATNVSQADLLKELLVKII; translated from the coding sequence ATGGATGAAGCGTTACAAATTGTTAATGATATACGGCAAGGGGTCATAAAGCCTATTTACTTCCTCTTTGGGGAAGAGGCCTATTATATAGATAAAATTTCTGATTATATAGGCAGTAAGATATTAACCGAAGAGGAAAAAGGCTTTAATCAAGTGGTCCTTTATGGGAAAGAATCATCTATTGACGATATTGTTGGTAATGCCAAGCGTTATCCCATGATGGCTGAACATCAAGTTGTCATTGTTAAGGAGGCACAGCATTTGTCCAGAAACATAGAACAATTATCCAGTTATGCGGACAATCCGCAACTCACGACTGTTTTGGTGATTTGTTATAAGTATAAAAAGCTGGACAAAAGAAAAGCGCTATATAAAAGTATAAAAAAGTGTGGGGTTGTCTACGAGAGTAAAAAACTATACGAGAATCAAGTTTCCGACTGGATTAGAAAAACCCTTTTATCGAGTGGCTATTCGATTAGCCATAAGGCCGCCCTTATGCTTGTGGAGTATTTGGGAACCGATTTGAGCCGAATAAACAATGAGCTAGAAAAGCTAAGATTGGTATTACCTCCAAAAAGTGAGATTACACCTTTACAAATAGAAGAACATATAGGAATTAGTAAGGATTATAACAATTTTGAGTTGAAAAAGGCCATTGGAGAGCGCAATGTTCTAAAGGCTACTAAAATAGTAACTTATTTTGCGCAGAACCCAAAGGATAATCCTTTTGTGCTTACCGTAACACTTTTGCATTCCTTTTTTTCGCAGCTATTACAGTATCACGGACTTAACGACCATTCTCCTAAAAGCGTAGCGAGTGCGCTGCGAATCAATCCTTATTTTGTCGGCGAATTTCAAACAGCGGCCAAGAACTACCCAATGAAAAAAGTAAGTAGAATTATTTCCTACCTCAGGGAAATGGATTTAAAGGGTAAGGGCGTAGGCGCAACAAATGTCAGCCAGGCCGACCTCCTTAAAGAACTGCTCGTAAAAATTATCTAA
- a CDS encoding M16 family metallopeptidase, whose protein sequence is MEDLNAASLEYVQEWFKSYYGAANAVVAVAGDIDPQEVYQKVLNYFGDIPSGPTVARQEINIPVHNGDTYQVYEDRVPEARILFAWNTPQFGAKEDIHFDLISSILTTGKNSRLYKRLVYDDQIASSVVSFQASSEIAAILLHGPM, encoded by the coding sequence ATGGAAGATCTGAACGCTGCCTCATTAGAATATGTACAGGAATGGTTTAAGTCTTACTATGGTGCGGCTAACGCTGTTGTGGCAGTGGCGGGTGACATTGATCCACAAGAAGTTTATCAAAAAGTATTGAATTATTTTGGGGACATCCCTTCAGGACCAACGGTGGCAAGACAGGAGATAAATATTCCAGTACATAACGGGGATACCTATCAAGTGTATGAAGATCGCGTACCTGAGGCAAGGATTTTATTCGCTTGGAACACACCGCAATTTGGCGCTAAAGAGGATATACATTTTGATTTAATATCCTCCATCCTAACTACCGGTAAGAATTCACGACTGTACAAGAGACTGGTTTATGACGACCAAATAGCTAGCTCGGTAGTTTCCTTTCAGGCTTCAAGTGAGATTGCAGCAATTTTATTACATGGGCCAATGTAA
- a CDS encoding aminotransferase class III-fold pyridoxal phosphate-dependent enzyme, with translation MIAERKVLKVHYGLSDIVLSKLEGYDSINYKVCSPTNSFVLKVYPFSDELFALLEGEEKVLTKLRKANGIEVPFTILNSNGTPYTIIDNSLYRLLPFLEGKFISEVEHSTEILESFGKALALMDKSLLGLYDAALHGKEIQWDLKYFKKNKRFLEEIDNPMDRSLVHYFFLHFDENIYPIQDTFRKSIIHNDANDWNVLTQNGRVSGIIDFGDMCSSWLINELAVGLTYMLMGKEEPLKVAAVIIQTYHSYYPLLVHEIDALYYLIAARLSTSVCNSAHAKKQKPNSEYITISEKPAWDLLRKWIQINPILAKDTLRAACSFEKTQKQDLEKQLVQRKRNFSGALSMSYSHPIQMSRSAFQYMYDTNGNTFLDAYNNIMQVGHCHPKVVEAGQRTLARLNTNTRYLYDEFLSYSEKLLAKLPPSLNKVFFVNSGSAATDLAIRMAKAHTKKKKIMVLEHGYHGNTQNGIDISHYKYNHKGGSGKANNIVEAPLPKVFESGFKNENDAAAHFVKETFSRITENEGEIAAFIAEPIVGCGGQVPLPRNYLNKIYPKIRAQGGICISDEVQVGFGRLGAFFWGYEMYDVVPDMVILGKPMGNGHPIGAVVTTTEISDSFDNGMEFFSSFGGNPVSCAIGEAVLDVIETENLQEQARLVGKYLKDELKTLVKNYQEVADVRGEGLFLGVELLDQHRAPGTKLANILKNRLRDNHILVSTDGPYDNVLKIKPPLYFNRQNVNQLINEMDLILGETLKI, from the coding sequence ATGATAGCAGAACGGAAAGTCTTAAAAGTGCACTATGGATTATCGGATATAGTCCTTTCTAAACTTGAGGGCTATGACAGCATTAATTATAAAGTATGCAGCCCTACAAATAGTTTCGTTTTAAAAGTTTATCCTTTTTCTGATGAGCTTTTTGCTTTACTGGAGGGTGAAGAAAAGGTTCTTACAAAGCTCAGAAAGGCAAATGGTATAGAAGTTCCCTTTACCATTTTGAATAGTAATGGGACACCTTATACAATCATTGATAATTCACTGTATCGACTTTTACCTTTTTTAGAGGGTAAATTTATTAGTGAAGTTGAACATAGCACTGAAATTTTGGAATCATTCGGGAAGGCTTTGGCGTTAATGGACAAATCACTCTTAGGCCTTTACGATGCTGCGTTACACGGAAAAGAAATCCAGTGGGACTTAAAGTATTTTAAGAAGAATAAAAGATTCCTAGAGGAAATAGATAATCCCATGGACCGAAGCCTAGTTCACTATTTTTTTCTTCATTTCGATGAAAATATTTATCCAATTCAGGATACATTCCGAAAAAGCATTATACATAATGATGCGAACGATTGGAACGTTCTCACTCAAAATGGTCGGGTTTCAGGAATTATAGATTTTGGGGATATGTGTAGTTCTTGGCTCATCAACGAGTTGGCAGTTGGATTGACTTACATGCTTATGGGCAAGGAAGAGCCGTTAAAGGTAGCCGCCGTTATCATTCAAACATACCATTCCTATTATCCCCTACTCGTTCATGAAATCGATGCCCTTTACTATCTAATTGCGGCCCGTCTTAGCACTAGTGTATGCAATTCAGCACATGCCAAAAAACAGAAGCCAAATTCGGAATATATAACAATCAGTGAAAAGCCCGCGTGGGATTTACTTCGAAAATGGATTCAAATAAATCCAATCCTCGCGAAAGATACATTAAGAGCAGCCTGCAGCTTTGAAAAGACGCAAAAACAAGATTTGGAGAAACAACTTGTACAGCGGAAGAGAAATTTCAGCGGGGCGCTTTCCATGAGTTACAGCCATCCCATTCAAATGTCAAGGTCCGCCTTTCAGTACATGTATGACACAAACGGAAATACCTTTTTGGACGCCTACAATAATATCATGCAAGTGGGACATTGTCATCCGAAGGTAGTGGAGGCAGGGCAGCGGACATTGGCCAGGCTGAATACCAATACAAGGTACCTTTATGATGAATTTTTGTCATACTCCGAAAAGCTGTTGGCAAAACTCCCCCCTTCTTTGAATAAGGTATTCTTTGTGAATTCCGGGAGCGCAGCAACCGACTTGGCCATTAGAATGGCAAAGGCACATACCAAAAAGAAAAAAATAATGGTGCTGGAACATGGCTATCATGGAAATACCCAAAATGGTATAGATATCAGTCATTACAAATACAACCATAAAGGAGGAAGCGGAAAAGCAAATAATATTGTGGAGGCTCCTTTGCCCAAGGTGTTTGAATCTGGTTTTAAAAATGAAAACGACGCAGCTGCTCACTTTGTAAAAGAGACCTTCTCAAGGATTACAGAAAATGAGGGTGAAATTGCCGCCTTCATAGCCGAACCCATTGTGGGCTGCGGTGGTCAGGTACCACTACCAAGGAACTATTTAAATAAAATTTATCCTAAAATAAGGGCGCAAGGTGGGATTTGTATAAGTGATGAAGTACAAGTTGGGTTTGGTCGTTTAGGAGCTTTCTTTTGGGGATATGAAATGTATGACGTTGTTCCGGACATGGTTATTCTGGGTAAACCAATGGGAAATGGGCACCCCATTGGTGCTGTAGTTACCACAACGGAAATCTCGGATAGCTTTGACAATGGTATGGAGTTCTTTAGTTCATTTGGCGGCAATCCTGTTTCCTGTGCTATTGGTGAAGCCGTTTTGGATGTAATAGAAACAGAGAACCTGCAAGAGCAGGCTCGTTTAGTTGGAAAATATTTAAAGGACGAACTCAAAACTTTGGTCAAGAACTATCAAGAAGTTGCCGATGTTCGTGGCGAAGGTCTATTTTTAGGCGTCGAGCTATTGGACCAGCACAGAGCTCCCGGCACCAAGTTGGCTAATATCCTAAAGAATCGATTAAGGGACAACCACATACTGGTCAGTACGGACGGCCCATACGACAATGTGCTAAAAATAAAACCACCTCTTTATTTCAATCGGCAGAACGTGAATCAATTGATTAACGAAATGGATCTAATTTTGGGGGAAACCCTAAAAATTTAA
- a CDS encoding type I restriction enzyme HsdR N-terminal domain-containing protein codes for MQPLNFPSYTFRVKNSQNKTLIFDGIRKKFVVLSPEEWVRQHVVKYLTEEKNYPLSHINVEKQIMVNGLTKRYDIIIFNPDGSIQLLVECKAPSISISQETFDQVARYNFNLDATYLMVTNGLAHYHCKMLKEEEKYQFLKEIPEFSR; via the coding sequence ATGCAACCGCTTAATTTTCCCAGTTACACCTTCAGGGTCAAAAATAGTCAAAATAAGACGCTCATTTTTGATGGAATAAGGAAAAAGTTTGTGGTCTTGAGCCCCGAAGAATGGGTTAGGCAACATGTGGTAAAATACCTCACGGAAGAAAAAAATTATCCCTTAAGCCATATAAACGTCGAGAAGCAAATTATGGTCAATGGCCTTACAAAACGATATGATATCATTATTTTCAACCCGGACGGAAGTATTCAGTTGTTAGTAGAGTGCAAAGCACCTTCAATAAGTATTTCCCAGGAGACGTTCGACCAGGTTGCAAGATACAATTTTAATTTGGACGCCACGTATTTGATGGTAACCAACGGATTGGCGCATTACCATTGCAAAATGCTTAAAGAAGAGGAAAAATATCAGTTTTTGAAGGAGATTCCTGAATTTAGCCGTTAA
- a CDS encoding glycosyltransferase family 2 protein has translation MKIAIVILNWNGEVLLERFLPSVVKFSEDADIYVADNASTDGSVSFLRKQFPGIKIIQNETNGGFAKGYNDALQHVNADVFCLLNSDVEVTKGWLSPIIEGFNTLTDAAIIQPKILDLLKKDHFEYAGAGGGFIDQLGYPFCRGRIFQTLERDNGQYDDVKEIFWATGACMFVKRDVFWQLGGFDADYFAHQEEVDFCWRAKNQGFKVYYIGKSKVFHLGGSTLSNMNPKKTYLNFRNSLFSITKNLPRRKAFVIIFIRLLLDGVAALRFIFQWRFRHCWAILRAHFSFYRQFRKIYKKREKAKFILKYYITKSIVWSYFVHQIRNFNILVKD, from the coding sequence TTGAAAATCGCCATTGTCATACTCAACTGGAACGGGGAAGTGCTATTAGAGCGTTTTCTACCTTCTGTTGTGAAATTTTCCGAGGATGCCGATATATACGTAGCGGACAACGCTTCTACAGATGGTTCTGTTTCCTTCTTAAGAAAACAATTTCCAGGAATCAAAATCATTCAGAATGAGACTAACGGTGGGTTCGCAAAGGGATATAACGATGCGCTCCAACACGTAAATGCCGATGTTTTTTGTCTCTTAAATTCTGATGTTGAAGTTACCAAAGGATGGCTAAGCCCAATTATTGAAGGTTTCAACACGCTTACAGATGCGGCCATTATACAGCCCAAGATTTTGGATTTGTTGAAAAAGGACCATTTTGAATATGCCGGTGCAGGAGGAGGATTCATCGATCAGCTTGGATATCCGTTTTGTCGAGGGAGAATTTTTCAAACCTTGGAAAGGGATAACGGGCAATATGATGATGTCAAGGAGATTTTTTGGGCTACGGGCGCCTGTATGTTCGTTAAGCGCGATGTTTTTTGGCAATTAGGTGGTTTTGACGCGGATTACTTTGCCCATCAAGAAGAAGTAGATTTTTGTTGGAGAGCAAAAAACCAAGGGTTTAAGGTTTACTATATAGGAAAGTCTAAGGTCTTTCATTTGGGTGGCTCTACTTTGAGTAACATGAATCCTAAGAAAACCTACCTAAATTTTAGGAACTCACTTTTTTCAATAACCAAAAACCTTCCTAGAAGAAAAGCATTCGTGATTATCTTTATTAGATTACTTCTAGATGGTGTGGCCGCATTACGTTTTATTTTCCAATGGAGATTTCGGCACTGTTGGGCCATTTTACGGGCTCACTTTAGTTTTTACCGTCAATTTCGAAAGATTTACAAAAAAAGGGAGAAGGCTAAATTTATATTAAAATACTATATCACAAAGTCCATAGTATGGTCTTATTTCGTACATCAAATAAGAAATTTTAACATTTTAGTAAAAGATTAA
- a CDS encoding insulinase family protein has protein sequence MEEEIEKLMNEGPTEAELKRVKAAYFSGFIKGLERIGGFGGVSDILASNETYFEDASYYKKVLQYVEDATVEDIISTTNKWFSKGKHVILCKPFAEYEVVKSTVDRSKLPELTAPKSSKFPTLERAKLSNGLNVVLAKRAGVPTVVMNLMFDAGYKSDYLSSPGTAELAMDLLDEGTKEMNSLQINERLQLLGASLSTFSSQDNSNVYLNTLKPSLDASIDLFADVVLNPAFPEKEFERLKSEQINSIKQEKSQPITMALRVMNRYLYGEGHPYSNPYTGTGYEDTVEKLTRADIESFYNTWIRPNNATLVVTGDVNMAELKSKLEKAFGKWKRAEVPEVTFSAPKVNSKNTLYLMDRPESEQSVILAGHLTSKYGDIPQVALEQMVSILGGDFTSRINMNLREDKHWAYGAGGFVMGAKEERPFIVYAPVQTDKTAESITEVRKEISEFISTRPVTQAELDKVKTNQILSLPGQWETNSSVNSSVVNLVKYDLPDDYYQSYDQSVRNLSLKDVQEVSKMVVKPDAVNWFMVGDRSKVADKLDELGFDAIIEIDADGNPKMPAMKTPEKDLKN, from the coding sequence ATGGAGGAAGAAATTGAAAAGCTTATGAACGAAGGGCCAACGGAGGCCGAACTAAAAAGGGTCAAAGCGGCCTATTTTTCCGGTTTTATAAAAGGTTTGGAACGTATTGGCGGGTTCGGCGGGGTTTCCGATATTTTAGCATCTAACGAGACGTATTTTGAAGATGCCTCCTATTACAAAAAAGTATTGCAATATGTTGAAGATGCTACAGTTGAAGACATAATAAGCACTACTAATAAATGGTTTTCCAAAGGAAAACATGTGATTCTGTGTAAGCCGTTTGCGGAATACGAGGTAGTAAAAAGTACGGTAGACCGCTCTAAATTGCCCGAATTAACGGCTCCCAAGAGCTCTAAATTTCCGACTTTGGAAAGGGCAAAATTATCCAATGGACTAAACGTAGTCTTAGCTAAAAGAGCCGGCGTACCAACGGTAGTTATGAACCTGATGTTCGACGCGGGTTATAAATCGGATTATTTATCTAGCCCCGGGACCGCGGAATTAGCGATGGATTTGTTGGACGAGGGAACAAAAGAAATGAATTCGCTTCAAATAAACGAGCGATTGCAATTATTGGGCGCCAGTCTTTCCACTTTTTCAAGTCAGGATAACTCCAACGTCTATCTAAATACTCTAAAACCAAGTTTGGACGCCAGTATCGACTTATTTGCTGATGTCGTCTTAAATCCAGCTTTTCCGGAAAAGGAATTTGAACGTTTAAAAAGCGAACAAATCAATAGTATTAAGCAGGAAAAATCACAACCTATCACGATGGCCTTACGTGTTATGAACAGGTATCTCTATGGGGAGGGCCATCCTTATAGTAATCCATATACAGGAACCGGTTATGAGGATACGGTGGAAAAATTGACTAGAGCCGATATCGAAAGCTTCTATAACACATGGATAAGGCCAAATAACGCGACTTTGGTGGTAACCGGAGATGTTAATATGGCCGAGTTAAAGTCAAAACTTGAAAAGGCCTTTGGTAAATGGAAAAGAGCGGAGGTGCCCGAAGTTACCTTTAGCGCACCTAAAGTAAATTCTAAAAACACCTTGTACCTCATGGATAGACCGGAGTCTGAACAGTCCGTTATTTTAGCGGGGCATTTGACCAGTAAATATGGTGACATACCACAAGTGGCCCTGGAACAAATGGTGAGTATACTAGGCGGAGATTTTACGTCCCGTATTAACATGAACCTGCGAGAGGATAAACATTGGGCCTATGGGGCCGGAGGTTTTGTAATGGGGGCAAAGGAGGAACGTCCATTTATAGTGTATGCTCCCGTTCAAACTGATAAGACTGCCGAATCTATCACCGAGGTGCGTAAGGAAATATCTGAATTCATATCTACCCGCCCTGTGACACAGGCTGAATTGGACAAGGTTAAAACGAATCAAATCTTAAGCCTTCCCGGACAATGGGAGACGAACAGTTCTGTAAATAGTTCGGTGGTTAATTTGGTTAAATATGACTTGCCGGATGATTATTACCAGAGCTATGACCAAAGTGTTCGCAACCTTTCGCTAAAGGATGTGCAGGAGGTAAGTAAGATGGTGGTTAAACCGGATGCCGTGAACTGGTTTATGGTAGGGGATAGGTCCAAGGTTGCTGATAAATTGGATGAACTTGGCTTTGATGCCATCATAGAGATTGACGCCGATGGTAACCCCAAGATGCCCGCGATGAAAACTCCCGAAAAGGACCTTAAGAATTAA
- a CDS encoding M16 family metallopeptidase encodes MKKLVLLFLVSVLALTTVRAQDFEFKADQIDIKYERFVLPNGLTLLVHEDHKAPIAAVNVWYHVGSKNEKPGKSGFAHLFEHLMFNGSENFNDDYFQALERIGGTDLNGTTNSDRTNYFQNVPVSALDQVLFLESDRMGHLLGAIDQEKLDEQRGVVQNEKRQGENQPYGKQWDLLTKAM; translated from the coding sequence ATGAAAAAATTAGTATTACTTTTTTTGGTTTCGGTACTTGCCTTAACCACAGTACGAGCACAAGATTTTGAATTCAAAGCGGATCAAATAGACATAAAATATGAACGTTTTGTATTACCTAATGGATTAACACTATTAGTCCATGAAGATCACAAAGCGCCAATAGCTGCAGTCAATGTTTGGTATCACGTAGGGTCAAAGAACGAAAAACCAGGTAAGAGCGGTTTCGCCCATTTATTCGAGCATTTGATGTTCAACGGAAGTGAAAATTTTAACGATGATTACTTTCAGGCTTTGGAAAGAATAGGAGGAACCGATTTAAATGGTACAACTAACTCCGATCGCACCAATTATTTCCAGAATGTACCGGTCTCGGCTTTGGACCAAGTGCTGTTTTTAGAATCGGATAGAATGGGTCATCTTTTAGGGGCCATAGATCAAGAAAAATTGGACGAACAAAGGGGTGTTGTTCAAAATGAAAAAAGACAAGGTGAGAATCAACCCTACGGGAAGCAGTGGGATTTGTTGACCAAAGCGATGTAG